The following are encoded in a window of Heliangelus exortis chromosome 9, bHelExo1.hap1, whole genome shotgun sequence genomic DNA:
- the MB21D2 gene encoding nucleotidyltransferase MB21D2 isoform X5: MVQKLDQKLPVANEYLLLSGGVREGVVDIDLDELNVYARGTDYDMDFTLLVPALKLHDRNQPVTLDMRHSALCHSWLSLRLFDEGTISKWKDCCTIVDHINGATNYFFSPTKVADWFYDSISIVLSEIQKKPQRGMPKVEKVEKNGTIISIILGVGSSRMLYDIVPVVSFKGWPAVAQSWLMENHFWDGKITEEEVISGFYLVPACSYKGKKDNEWRLSFARSEVQLKKCISSSLMQAYQACKAIIIKLLSRPKAISPYHLRSMMLWACDRLPASYLAQEDYAAHFLLGLIDDLQHCLVNKMCPNYFIPQCNMLEHLSEETVMLHARKLSSVRSDPAEHLRTAIEHVKAANRLTLELQRRGSTTSIPSPQSDGGDTNQPDDRLAKKLQQLVTENPGKSISVFINPDDVTRPHFRIDDKFF, from the coding sequence CGGGTGGTGTGAGGGAAGGTGTGGTGGACATTGACCTTGATGAGCTGAATGTCTATGCACGGGGCACAGACTATGACATGGACTTCACCCTGCTTGTGCCCGCGCTGAAGCTGCACGACCGCAACCAGCCAGTGACGCTGGACATGCGCCACTCGGCCTTGTGCCACTCCTGGCTCAGCCTGCGTCTGTTTGATGAAGGAACTATCAGCAAGTGGAAGGACTGCTGCACAATCGTGGACCATATCAATGGAGCTACCAATTACTTCTTCTCTCCAACAAAGGTTGCAGACTGGTTCTATGACTCCATTAGCATTGTCCTCTCTGAGATCCAGAAGAAGCCCCAGCGAGGGATGCCAAAGGTAGAGAAGGTAGAAAAGAATGGGACAATCATTTCCATCATTTTGGGAGTGGGCAGCAGCCGCATGCTGTACGACATTGTCCCTGTGGTGTCTTTCAAAGGCTGGCCAGCTGTGGCCCAGAGCTGGCTGATGGAGAACCACTTCTGGGATGGGAAGATCACAGAGGAGGAAGTCATAAGTGGGTTTTATTTAGTGCCTGCATGTTCCTACAAGGGGAAGAAGGACAATGAATGGAGGCTGTCATTTGCCAGAAGTGAAGtgcagctgaaaaaatgcaTCTCCAGCAGCCTCATGCAAGCCTATCAGGCCTGCAAAGCTATAATCATCAAATTGCTGTCCCGCCCCAAAGCCATCAGTCCCTATCACTTGCGGAGCATGATGCTGTGGGCTTGTGACAGGCTACCAGCCAGCTACTTGGCCCAGGAGGATTACGCAGCCCATTTCCTCCTGGGTCTAATTGACGATCTCCAGCACTGCTTGGTCAACAAGATGTGCCCTAACTATTTCATCCCCCAGTGCAACatgctggagcacctctctgaAGAGACCGTCATGCTCCACGCGCGGAAGCTCTCCTCGGTCCGCTCAGACCCCGCCGAACACCTCCGGACTGCCATTGAACACGTCAAAGCAGCCAACCGGCTAACGCTGGAGCTCCAGCGCCGGGGCAGCACCACCAGCATCCCCTCTCCTCAGTCAGATGGAGGGGACACCAACCAGCCTGATGACCGACTAGCCAAAAAGTTGCAGCAGCTAGTGACTGAGAACCCTGGGAAATCCATCTCTGTCTTCATTAACCCAGATGATGTCACGAGGCCCCACTTCAGAATTGATGATAAATTTTTCTGA
- the MB21D2 gene encoding nucleotidyltransferase MB21D2 isoform X4 encodes MLSLGMVQKLDQKLPVANEYLLLSGGVREGVVDIDLDELNVYARGTDYDMDFTLLVPALKLHDRNQPVTLDMRHSALCHSWLSLRLFDEGTISKWKDCCTIVDHINGATNYFFSPTKVADWFYDSISIVLSEIQKKPQRGMPKVEKVEKNGTIISIILGVGSSRMLYDIVPVVSFKGWPAVAQSWLMENHFWDGKITEEEVISGFYLVPACSYKGKKDNEWRLSFARSEVQLKKCISSSLMQAYQACKAIIIKLLSRPKAISPYHLRSMMLWACDRLPASYLAQEDYAAHFLLGLIDDLQHCLVNKMCPNYFIPQCNMLEHLSEETVMLHARKLSSVRSDPAEHLRTAIEHVKAANRLTLELQRRGSTTSIPSPQSDGGDTNQPDDRLAKKLQQLVTENPGKSISVFINPDDVTRPHFRIDDKFF; translated from the coding sequence CGGGTGGTGTGAGGGAAGGTGTGGTGGACATTGACCTTGATGAGCTGAATGTCTATGCACGGGGCACAGACTATGACATGGACTTCACCCTGCTTGTGCCCGCGCTGAAGCTGCACGACCGCAACCAGCCAGTGACGCTGGACATGCGCCACTCGGCCTTGTGCCACTCCTGGCTCAGCCTGCGTCTGTTTGATGAAGGAACTATCAGCAAGTGGAAGGACTGCTGCACAATCGTGGACCATATCAATGGAGCTACCAATTACTTCTTCTCTCCAACAAAGGTTGCAGACTGGTTCTATGACTCCATTAGCATTGTCCTCTCTGAGATCCAGAAGAAGCCCCAGCGAGGGATGCCAAAGGTAGAGAAGGTAGAAAAGAATGGGACAATCATTTCCATCATTTTGGGAGTGGGCAGCAGCCGCATGCTGTACGACATTGTCCCTGTGGTGTCTTTCAAAGGCTGGCCAGCTGTGGCCCAGAGCTGGCTGATGGAGAACCACTTCTGGGATGGGAAGATCACAGAGGAGGAAGTCATAAGTGGGTTTTATTTAGTGCCTGCATGTTCCTACAAGGGGAAGAAGGACAATGAATGGAGGCTGTCATTTGCCAGAAGTGAAGtgcagctgaaaaaatgcaTCTCCAGCAGCCTCATGCAAGCCTATCAGGCCTGCAAAGCTATAATCATCAAATTGCTGTCCCGCCCCAAAGCCATCAGTCCCTATCACTTGCGGAGCATGATGCTGTGGGCTTGTGACAGGCTACCAGCCAGCTACTTGGCCCAGGAGGATTACGCAGCCCATTTCCTCCTGGGTCTAATTGACGATCTCCAGCACTGCTTGGTCAACAAGATGTGCCCTAACTATTTCATCCCCCAGTGCAACatgctggagcacctctctgaAGAGACCGTCATGCTCCACGCGCGGAAGCTCTCCTCGGTCCGCTCAGACCCCGCCGAACACCTCCGGACTGCCATTGAACACGTCAAAGCAGCCAACCGGCTAACGCTGGAGCTCCAGCGCCGGGGCAGCACCACCAGCATCCCCTCTCCTCAGTCAGATGGAGGGGACACCAACCAGCCTGATGACCGACTAGCCAAAAAGTTGCAGCAGCTAGTGACTGAGAACCCTGGGAAATCCATCTCTGTCTTCATTAACCCAGATGATGTCACGAGGCCCCACTTCAGAATTGATGATAAATTTTTCTGA
- the MB21D2 gene encoding nucleotidyltransferase MB21D2 isoform X3 — MAELQMLPVQSLDARWRFKLFSQPGMVQKLDQKLPVANEYLLLSGGVREGVVDIDLDELNVYARGTDYDMDFTLLVPALKLHDRNQPVTLDMRHSALCHSWLSLRLFDEGTISKWKDCCTIVDHINGATNYFFSPTKVADWFYDSISIVLSEIQKKPQRGMPKVEKVEKNGTIISIILGVGSSRMLYDIVPVVSFKGWPAVAQSWLMENHFWDGKITEEEVISGFYLVPACSYKGKKDNEWRLSFARSEVQLKKCISSSLMQAYQACKAIIIKLLSRPKAISPYHLRSMMLWACDRLPASYLAQEDYAAHFLLGLIDDLQHCLVNKMCPNYFIPQCNMLEHLSEETVMLHARKLSSVRSDPAEHLRTAIEHVKAANRLTLELQRRGSTTSIPSPQSDGGDTNQPDDRLAKKLQQLVTENPGKSISVFINPDDVTRPHFRIDDKFF, encoded by the coding sequence CGGGTGGTGTGAGGGAAGGTGTGGTGGACATTGACCTTGATGAGCTGAATGTCTATGCACGGGGCACAGACTATGACATGGACTTCACCCTGCTTGTGCCCGCGCTGAAGCTGCACGACCGCAACCAGCCAGTGACGCTGGACATGCGCCACTCGGCCTTGTGCCACTCCTGGCTCAGCCTGCGTCTGTTTGATGAAGGAACTATCAGCAAGTGGAAGGACTGCTGCACAATCGTGGACCATATCAATGGAGCTACCAATTACTTCTTCTCTCCAACAAAGGTTGCAGACTGGTTCTATGACTCCATTAGCATTGTCCTCTCTGAGATCCAGAAGAAGCCCCAGCGAGGGATGCCAAAGGTAGAGAAGGTAGAAAAGAATGGGACAATCATTTCCATCATTTTGGGAGTGGGCAGCAGCCGCATGCTGTACGACATTGTCCCTGTGGTGTCTTTCAAAGGCTGGCCAGCTGTGGCCCAGAGCTGGCTGATGGAGAACCACTTCTGGGATGGGAAGATCACAGAGGAGGAAGTCATAAGTGGGTTTTATTTAGTGCCTGCATGTTCCTACAAGGGGAAGAAGGACAATGAATGGAGGCTGTCATTTGCCAGAAGTGAAGtgcagctgaaaaaatgcaTCTCCAGCAGCCTCATGCAAGCCTATCAGGCCTGCAAAGCTATAATCATCAAATTGCTGTCCCGCCCCAAAGCCATCAGTCCCTATCACTTGCGGAGCATGATGCTGTGGGCTTGTGACAGGCTACCAGCCAGCTACTTGGCCCAGGAGGATTACGCAGCCCATTTCCTCCTGGGTCTAATTGACGATCTCCAGCACTGCTTGGTCAACAAGATGTGCCCTAACTATTTCATCCCCCAGTGCAACatgctggagcacctctctgaAGAGACCGTCATGCTCCACGCGCGGAAGCTCTCCTCGGTCCGCTCAGACCCCGCCGAACACCTCCGGACTGCCATTGAACACGTCAAAGCAGCCAACCGGCTAACGCTGGAGCTCCAGCGCCGGGGCAGCACCACCAGCATCCCCTCTCCTCAGTCAGATGGAGGGGACACCAACCAGCCTGATGACCGACTAGCCAAAAAGTTGCAGCAGCTAGTGACTGAGAACCCTGGGAAATCCATCTCTGTCTTCATTAACCCAGATGATGTCACGAGGCCCCACTTCAGAATTGATGATAAATTTTTCTGA